A genomic stretch from Bacteroidota bacterium includes:
- a CDS encoding fibronectin type III domain-containing protein: MLGFLGCDGNANDPVPEVPRQIYPSNGADNEANATELQWNSAASAVFYQVQVSDRPGFADFVVNDERVVADSYQLSGLAVGELYFWRVRAGNDHGVGEWSETWQFATEKEAVIPPIPKLTLPADGELDQPTQINFIWDPVDGATTYHIQVSLEENFIRRSADVEGVRGNAALIRGLVPTYIYYWRVRSQNPLGFSSWSPTRHLVIEDDLG; the protein is encoded by the coding sequence ATGCTCGGTTTTTTAGGGTGTGACGGGAATGCTAACGATCCTGTCCCCGAAGTGCCACGCCAGATTTACCCCTCAAACGGCGCGGATAACGAAGCCAACGCTACTGAATTGCAATGGAATTCGGCTGCAAGTGCCGTCTTTTATCAGGTCCAGGTAAGTGATCGACCCGGTTTTGCCGACTTTGTAGTCAATGATGAGCGCGTTGTTGCAGACTCTTATCAGCTTTCAGGTCTGGCAGTTGGCGAACTCTATTTCTGGCGCGTCCGTGCCGGCAACGATCATGGTGTTGGGGAGTGGTCTGAAACCTGGCAGTTTGCTACGGAGAAAGAAGCGGTAATTCCGCCGATCCCGAAACTGACCTTGCCGGCTGACGGTGAGCTAGATCAACCTACCCAGATCAACTTCATTTGGGATCCTGTAGACGGAGCCACTACCTACCACATTCAAGTATCTCTCGAAGAGAACTTTATTCGTCGTTCAGCAGATGTTGAAGGCGTGCGTGGCAACGCTGCCTTGATCAGAGGACTCGTGCCAACGTACATCTACTACTGGCGTGTCCGCTCTCAAAATCCGCTTGGATTTAGCAGCTGGTCACCAACGCGCCACCTTGTGATCGAAGACGACCTGGGATAA
- a CDS encoding porin family protein, with the protein MRTNVAAFFVLAFLCTEFTTPRAASAQALQWGIGVSSSFHSHDYESPLPWWDNSGLVFPSVMLRVELPMTFIEGPLGKKLFLRTGARYTRLASKVNWEFDVTTNPEPFTGKFSINQHYLAIPLQFRLEIGNTPLYILGGPEFGVLLFARKKSETLTPVEFSSAMNEGVGDDIHRINTSLGGGIGFKVNQQFRVFTRYNAGLRGAKKSPGRTVLDSNWQTKELEVGVEFNFNGQKDP; encoded by the coding sequence ATGCGCACCAATGTTGCCGCGTTTTTTGTCCTGGCTTTTCTATGTACCGAATTTACAACGCCGAGGGCTGCATCCGCGCAGGCTTTGCAATGGGGGATAGGCGTTTCTTCCAGCTTTCATAGCCACGATTACGAGTCACCGTTACCGTGGTGGGATAACAGTGGGCTGGTTTTTCCCAGTGTTATGCTGCGTGTGGAGCTCCCGATGACATTCATTGAGGGGCCATTGGGTAAAAAACTCTTTTTGCGTACAGGTGCCCGCTACACCCGGCTGGCATCTAAGGTTAACTGGGAATTTGATGTGACTACAAACCCGGAGCCATTTACCGGCAAGTTTAGCATCAATCAGCACTACCTTGCGATTCCCCTGCAATTCCGGCTCGAAATTGGTAACACACCGCTTTACATCCTCGGAGGACCCGAGTTTGGTGTTTTGCTATTTGCCCGGAAGAAATCGGAGACCCTGACACCTGTTGAATTCAGTTCAGCCATGAATGAAGGAGTTGGCGATGACATCCACAGAATAAACACATCGCTTGGTGGGGGCATTGGATTTAAGGTGAATCAGCAGTTCAGGGTGTTTACAAGGTACAATGCCGGCTTGCGCGGCGCAAAAAAATCACCGGGCCGAACGGTGTTGGATAGCAACTGGCAAACAAAAGAACTTGAAGTTGGCGTGGAATTTAATTTTAACGGTCAAAAAGATCCGTAG
- a CDS encoding OmpA family protein — MDNRNIIVAAVLGLLLLEVLTLYYKKAPIEAVLLQETQMALDSAGVSVEQIKFDGRDALLRGTVETAEAKRRIEQIVADVWDVRVVDNQLTVKPPEPPAKADSASAPARPIVKGFQMKAGADGELVLMGEVHDASTRNSIVAAVLDAFPAQTIENHLVVAPGEAQVWVAPLMQAISAISVVKKPEIVIPVSGASFLLKGEVAAAVQKKAVLEDLVSALPSSLALEEQLQIVEEQRDPKLVALEKRIQDLQTTTRIQFKINTAFLADLSKEVLNQVAGILKEAPGAQIEVQGHTDNLGKAELNMKLSQMRADAVRDYLITQGIEASRLTAVGYGPTRPVATNSTRQGRIANRRVVFSLKGGS, encoded by the coding sequence ATGGATAACAGGAATATTATTGTTGCAGCTGTGCTGGGCCTGCTGTTATTAGAGGTTCTAACGCTGTACTACAAGAAAGCACCAATCGAGGCTGTGCTGCTGCAAGAAACGCAGATGGCCCTTGATTCTGCAGGTGTAAGCGTAGAACAAATCAAATTTGACGGACGTGATGCATTGCTGCGAGGGACCGTAGAGACAGCTGAAGCAAAACGCCGTATCGAGCAAATCGTTGCTGATGTTTGGGATGTACGTGTTGTTGACAACCAGCTGACTGTAAAGCCACCGGAGCCACCTGCCAAAGCTGACTCAGCAAGTGCGCCAGCGCGGCCCATCGTGAAAGGGTTTCAGATGAAAGCCGGTGCAGATGGTGAGTTGGTGCTTATGGGCGAAGTGCACGATGCAAGTACGCGCAACAGCATCGTCGCTGCCGTACTCGATGCCTTCCCTGCACAAACAATCGAAAATCATCTTGTGGTTGCGCCAGGTGAAGCACAAGTATGGGTTGCGCCTTTGATGCAAGCCATCAGTGCAATTTCTGTTGTGAAGAAGCCTGAAATTGTGATTCCAGTATCGGGGGCATCTTTTCTGTTGAAAGGAGAGGTGGCGGCTGCCGTGCAAAAGAAAGCGGTGCTTGAAGATCTGGTAAGCGCATTGCCGTCAAGTTTAGCCCTTGAAGAGCAACTGCAGATTGTAGAAGAGCAACGCGACCCGAAACTTGTGGCCCTTGAAAAGCGGATTCAGGACCTGCAGACTACAACGCGTATCCAGTTTAAAATCAATACCGCGTTTCTTGCTGATCTGTCGAAAGAAGTATTGAACCAGGTTGCCGGCATTCTTAAAGAGGCACCAGGTGCGCAGATCGAGGTGCAGGGCCATACCGACAACCTGGGCAAGGCTGAACTCAATATGAAATTAAGCCAAATGCGTGCTGATGCCGTACGTGATTACCTGATCACCCAGGGTATAGAAGCTTCCCGTCTTACAGCTGTTGGTTATGGGCCTACACGTCCCGTCGCAACCAATTCAACCAGACAGGGAAGAATTGCGAACCGAAGAGTTGTATTTAGTCTTAAAGGAGGATCCTGA
- a CDS encoding cytochrome c peroxidase, producing MDQSISRYIGTCMVLVGLILSGCDTSVEPEPMMDTALDTELIDIITIGGQRGLSNFILPDSDDLDAIPQDPLNPLTPAKVELGKLLFHETALASNPLHEEARGTYSCATCHHSGAGFQAGRRQAMGDGGVGWGRNGEGRTKSATYTNEEVDVQGIKTPSILNGPYQEVTGWIGKFGIRGPNRGTEARWIAGTPAGVNMLGYEGLESRAIAALSIHRMDSIEQTLVMTHPEYTALWDQAFPGELVSLENVGLALAAYERTLLTNKAPFQQWLRGDLAAMSTAEKRGAVVFFGKAICEVCHTGPSLNQMDFYALGMPDLEGADVIGPVDEESSLGRGVFLGDASENFKFKVPQLYNLVDSRFFGHGGTFRTLREVVEYYNDAMPEIPIPDDLVPSRFRPLNLTDQEMDDLVVFLSQSLYDPDLGRYDVSSLPSGNCTPVNDPQGRADLGC from the coding sequence ATGGATCAAAGTATTTCCAGGTATATCGGGACCTGCATGGTGCTCGTTGGCCTGATTTTATCCGGCTGTGACACCTCAGTCGAGCCGGAGCCCATGATGGATACGGCGCTCGATACTGAGCTCATCGATATCATCACGATTGGCGGGCAGCGAGGACTATCCAATTTCATCTTGCCGGATAGCGATGACCTGGACGCAATACCACAGGACCCGCTCAATCCGCTGACGCCAGCAAAAGTTGAACTTGGCAAGCTGCTTTTTCACGAAACAGCGCTGGCTTCAAACCCACTTCATGAGGAGGCCCGTGGTACGTATTCCTGTGCAACCTGCCACCATTCTGGCGCAGGCTTTCAGGCCGGCAGACGACAGGCGATGGGAGATGGCGGGGTAGGCTGGGGACGCAATGGCGAAGGGCGCACCAAAAGCGCAACCTATACTAACGAGGAAGTTGACGTTCAGGGCATCAAAACACCTTCCATTCTGAACGGTCCGTATCAGGAGGTAACCGGCTGGATTGGAAAGTTTGGGATTCGCGGCCCAAACAGAGGGACGGAAGCCCGCTGGATTGCTGGCACACCCGCCGGGGTAAACATGCTCGGCTATGAAGGGCTGGAGTCTCGAGCAATTGCCGCGCTATCCATTCATCGCATGGATAGCATTGAGCAAACCCTTGTGATGACCCATCCGGAGTACACAGCGCTCTGGGACCAGGCTTTCCCAGGCGAACTGGTTTCCCTGGAAAATGTTGGCCTTGCACTGGCTGCTTACGAGCGCACCTTGCTTACCAACAAAGCACCGTTCCAACAATGGCTACGAGGTGACCTGGCTGCCATGTCAACAGCAGAAAAACGCGGCGCGGTTGTCTTCTTTGGCAAGGCAATTTGTGAGGTGTGTCATACTGGGCCGTCACTAAACCAAATGGATTTCTACGCCCTCGGCATGCCTGATCTGGAGGGCGCTGATGTGATAGGTCCAGTGGACGAAGAGAGCAGCCTCGGGCGTGGTGTGTTTTTGGGAGATGCCAGTGAGAACTTCAAGTTCAAAGTACCTCAACTCTACAACCTGGTAGATTCAAGATTTTTTGGCCACGGTGGTACGTTTCGTACACTTAGAGAAGTTGTAGAGTACTATAATGACGCGATGCCGGAAATCCCGATACCAGACGACCTGGTGCCCAGCCGGTTTAGACCACTCAATCTGACGGATCAGGAAATGGATGACTTGGTGGTTTTCCTTTCCCAATCACTCTATGACCCCGACCTTGGTCGTTATGATGTTAGCAGCTTGCCTTCTGGCAATTGTACACCCGTAAATGACCCGCAGGGCAGGGCGGACCTTGGATGTTGA